In the genome of Populus alba chromosome 11, ASM523922v2, whole genome shotgun sequence, one region contains:
- the LOC118040752 gene encoding WAT1-related protein At5g64700 isoform X3, giving the protein MVSLKMTAMRFSADTSHNDVFGFAGMTLISKAALNAGMNPLVFNAYRQMIATLVLALLVLLMERKKSGSLSFSLFCKIFVAALLGPTLSLDLYYVALHLTSATFAAAILNSIPVVTFFLAIIMGLEAVGWRSFYGGLKILGIVITVGGAMLLSFYRRPSTRHPNSPSPGSNDGTFFVNKLEGRTRLILGPVLMFLSAIAWSTWLVVQSKLLELYPARLHLSTLQCLIGSVQSTIIAAALERELNSWKIRWDIQLASLAYCGVFVTGAAYGLQIWCIEKKGPFYVSMFSPLALVLTAIFSAILWAERLNWQSILGGILIVGGLYGVLWGRSKAEKQEIHNGESPAEQSPDIERH; this is encoded by the exons ATGGTGTCTTTGAAAATGACAGCGATGCGATTCTCTGCTGACACTTCCCACAACGATGTT TTTGGTTTTGCAGGGATGACCTTAATATCAAAGGCAGCGCTAAATGCTGGGATGAACCCTTTAGTGTTCAATGCCTATAGGCAAATGATTGCCACACTTGTGTTGGCACTCCTTGTTCTCTTGATGGAGAG GAAGAAGAGCGGATCGCTGTCATTCAGCCTCTTCTGCAAGATTTTTGTGGCTGCTCTATTAGG GCCAACATTGAGCTTGGATCTATACTACGTAGCGCTCCATTTAACCTCAGCAACATTTGCAGCTGCTATTCTCAATTCCATTCCAGTTGTCACATTTTTCTTAGCTATCATTATGGG GTTGGAGGCTGTAGGTTGGAGATCATTTTATGGTGGACTAAAGATCCTTGGAATAGTCATAACTGTTGGAGGAGCCATGCTGCTTAGCTTCTACCGAAGACCTTCGACAAGACATCCTAACTCGCCAAGTCCTGGCAGCAACGATGGAACATTCTTTGTTAATAAATTGGAGGGTAGAACGAGATTGATCTTAGGACCTGTTCTAATGTTCCTTTCTGCCATAGCTTGGTCAACGTGGCTTGTCGTTCAATCAAAATTGCTGGAGCTTTATCCAGCCAGGTTACACCTCTCCACTCTACAGTGTCTCATCGGTTCTGTGCAATCTACTATTATAGCTGCAGCCTTGGAGCGAGAACTTAACTCATGGAAGATAAGATGGGATATTCAACTTGCTTCCCTTGCGTATTGT GGTGTATTCGTAACTGGGGCTGCATATGGACTCCAAATTTGGTGTATAGAGAAGAAAGGGCCATTTTACGTTTCCATGTTTTCTCCACTTGCATTGGTTTTAACTGCCATCTTCTCAGCAATTTTATGGGCTGAACGATTGAACTGGCAAAG TATATTGGGAGGTATTCTGATTGTTGGAGGTCTTTATGGTGTCCTGTGGGGAAGAAGCAAGGCTGAGAAACAAGAAATACATAATGGTGAATCTCCAGCAGAGCAATCTCCAGATATTGAAAGACACTGA
- the LOC118040752 gene encoding WAT1-related protein At5g64700 isoform X1: protein MACIMKLYKALKGAAISHQVLLAMTFIQFGFAGMTLISKAALNAGMNPLVFNAYRQMIATLVLALLVLLMERKKSGSLSFSLFCKIFVAALLGPTLSLDLYYVALHLTSATFAAAILNSIPVVTFFLAIIMGLEAVGWRSFYGGLKILGIVITVGGAMLLSFYRRPSTRHPNSPSPGSNDGTFFVNKLEGRTRLILGPVLMFLSAIAWSTWLVVQSKLLELYPARLHLSTLQCLIGSVQSTIIAAALERELNSWKIRWDIQLASLAYCGVFVTGAAYGLQIWCIEKKGPFYVSMFSPLALVLTAIFSAILWAERLNWQSILGGILIVGGLYGVLWGRSKAEKQEIHNGESPAEQSPDIERH, encoded by the exons ATGGCCTGCATAATGAAGCTTTACAAAGCTTTGAAGGGTGCGGCAATTAGCCATCAAGTCCTGTTGGCAATGACTTTCATACAGTTTGGTTTTGCAGGGATGACCTTAATATCAAAGGCAGCGCTAAATGCTGGGATGAACCCTTTAGTGTTCAATGCCTATAGGCAAATGATTGCCACACTTGTGTTGGCACTCCTTGTTCTCTTGATGGAGAG GAAGAAGAGCGGATCGCTGTCATTCAGCCTCTTCTGCAAGATTTTTGTGGCTGCTCTATTAGG GCCAACATTGAGCTTGGATCTATACTACGTAGCGCTCCATTTAACCTCAGCAACATTTGCAGCTGCTATTCTCAATTCCATTCCAGTTGTCACATTTTTCTTAGCTATCATTATGGG GTTGGAGGCTGTAGGTTGGAGATCATTTTATGGTGGACTAAAGATCCTTGGAATAGTCATAACTGTTGGAGGAGCCATGCTGCTTAGCTTCTACCGAAGACCTTCGACAAGACATCCTAACTCGCCAAGTCCTGGCAGCAACGATGGAACATTCTTTGTTAATAAATTGGAGGGTAGAACGAGATTGATCTTAGGACCTGTTCTAATGTTCCTTTCTGCCATAGCTTGGTCAACGTGGCTTGTCGTTCAATCAAAATTGCTGGAGCTTTATCCAGCCAGGTTACACCTCTCCACTCTACAGTGTCTCATCGGTTCTGTGCAATCTACTATTATAGCTGCAGCCTTGGAGCGAGAACTTAACTCATGGAAGATAAGATGGGATATTCAACTTGCTTCCCTTGCGTATTGT GGTGTATTCGTAACTGGGGCTGCATATGGACTCCAAATTTGGTGTATAGAGAAGAAAGGGCCATTTTACGTTTCCATGTTTTCTCCACTTGCATTGGTTTTAACTGCCATCTTCTCAGCAATTTTATGGGCTGAACGATTGAACTGGCAAAG TATATTGGGAGGTATTCTGATTGTTGGAGGTCTTTATGGTGTCCTGTGGGGAAGAAGCAAGGCTGAGAAACAAGAAATACATAATGGTGAATCTCCAGCAGAGCAATCTCCAGATATTGAAAGACACTGA
- the LOC118040752 gene encoding WAT1-related protein At5g64700 isoform X4, giving the protein MTLISKAALNAGMNPLVFNAYRQMIATLVLALLVLLMERKKSGSLSFSLFCKIFVAALLGPTLSLDLYYVALHLTSATFAAAILNSIPVVTFFLAIIMGLEAVGWRSFYGGLKILGIVITVGGAMLLSFYRRPSTRHPNSPSPGSNDGTFFVNKLEGRTRLILGPVLMFLSAIAWSTWLVVQSKLLELYPARLHLSTLQCLIGSVQSTIIAAALERELNSWKIRWDIQLASLAYCGVFVTGAAYGLQIWCIEKKGPFYVSMFSPLALVLTAIFSAILWAERLNWQSILGGILIVGGLYGVLWGRSKAEKQEIHNGESPAEQSPDIERH; this is encoded by the exons ATGACCTTAATATCAAAGGCAGCGCTAAATGCTGGGATGAACCCTTTAGTGTTCAATGCCTATAGGCAAATGATTGCCACACTTGTGTTGGCACTCCTTGTTCTCTTGATGGAGAG GAAGAAGAGCGGATCGCTGTCATTCAGCCTCTTCTGCAAGATTTTTGTGGCTGCTCTATTAGG GCCAACATTGAGCTTGGATCTATACTACGTAGCGCTCCATTTAACCTCAGCAACATTTGCAGCTGCTATTCTCAATTCCATTCCAGTTGTCACATTTTTCTTAGCTATCATTATGGG GTTGGAGGCTGTAGGTTGGAGATCATTTTATGGTGGACTAAAGATCCTTGGAATAGTCATAACTGTTGGAGGAGCCATGCTGCTTAGCTTCTACCGAAGACCTTCGACAAGACATCCTAACTCGCCAAGTCCTGGCAGCAACGATGGAACATTCTTTGTTAATAAATTGGAGGGTAGAACGAGATTGATCTTAGGACCTGTTCTAATGTTCCTTTCTGCCATAGCTTGGTCAACGTGGCTTGTCGTTCAATCAAAATTGCTGGAGCTTTATCCAGCCAGGTTACACCTCTCCACTCTACAGTGTCTCATCGGTTCTGTGCAATCTACTATTATAGCTGCAGCCTTGGAGCGAGAACTTAACTCATGGAAGATAAGATGGGATATTCAACTTGCTTCCCTTGCGTATTGT GGTGTATTCGTAACTGGGGCTGCATATGGACTCCAAATTTGGTGTATAGAGAAGAAAGGGCCATTTTACGTTTCCATGTTTTCTCCACTTGCATTGGTTTTAACTGCCATCTTCTCAGCAATTTTATGGGCTGAACGATTGAACTGGCAAAG TATATTGGGAGGTATTCTGATTGTTGGAGGTCTTTATGGTGTCCTGTGGGGAAGAAGCAAGGCTGAGAAACAAGAAATACATAATGGTGAATCTCCAGCAGAGCAATCTCCAGATATTGAAAGACACTGA
- the LOC118040753 gene encoding WAT1-related protein At1g43650, with protein sequence MQACAPYAAMLLVQLAYGGSNILMKIALEKGLNQIVFVVYRHVIAVILLGPFAYVIERKQRPSLSLSVIIKIFVLSSLGTTIHLNVYYAGLAYTSPTVASALSNVIPSLTFIMAVLLGMEKVKTESPRGWAKMLGTAICISGSLVFTFWKGGYLFKSFENRALINIYSTKGSAGEYRHAKENWIKGSALILTSHVAWSAWLILQAVVYKVYPARLSLNTLICFFASIQSSFLALFFARTPAIWKLDWNVQLLTIIYCGVVISALGYYLQTWCISHKGPVFVAMFSPLLVVIVGLFSAFAFAERLHLGSLIGTGLIVVGLYCVLWGKRQDNSAAQKPDEGRGLADGEALEISINDYPLTDPDTSGRK encoded by the exons ATGCAAGCCTGTGCTCCATATGCAGCGATGTTACTAGTTCAATTAGCTTATGGAGGATCTAATATCCTCATGAAAATTGCTCTTGAGAAGGGACTCAATCAAATAGTATTTGTGGTTTACCGTCATGTCATTGCAGTGATTTTGTTGGGGCCCTTTGCTTATGTAATTGAAAG GAAGCAGCGCCCTTCGCTTTCATTGTCAGTGATCATAAAGATTTTTGTGCTTTCATCACTAGGAACTACCATCCATCTTAATGTTTACTATGCTGGTTTAGCATACACTTCTCCGACAGTTGCAAGCGCGTTGAGTAATGTTATCCCGAGTTTGACATTCATCATGGCAGTTTTACTCGG GATGGAGAAAGTGAAGACTGAAAGCCCTAGAGGATGGGCTAAGATGTTGGGCACGGCTATTTGCATAAGTGGCTCACTGGTTTTTACCTTCTGGAAAGGAGGATATCtgtttaaaagttttgagaaCAGAGCATTGATAAACATCTATAGCACCAAAGGTTCTGCTGGTGAGTACAGGCATGCTAAAGAAAACTGGATTAAAGGTTCTGCACTTATTCTTACCAGTCATGTTGCGTGGAGCGCATGGCTAATTCTCCAG GCTGTAGTTTACAAAGTCTATCCAGCTCGTTTATCGCTGAACACTTTGATTTGCTTCTTCGCATCAATCCAATCTTCTTTTCTTGCGCTGTTTTTTGCAAGAACTCCTGCAATATGGAAGCTGGACTGGAATGTGCAGCTCCTGACCATTATATACTGT GGAGTTGTGATCTCAGCATTAGGCTACTACCTGCAAACCTGGTGTATTAGTCACAAGGGGCCAGTTTTTGTAGCTATGTTTAGTCCACTACTAGTTGTCATTGTTGGACTATTCTCAGCATTTGCATTTGCGGAGAGACTTCATTTGGGCAG TTTGATAGGAACAGGTCTCATTGTAGTGGGTCTCTACTGTGTACTGTGGGGTAAAAGGCAAGACAATAGCGCTGCTCAGAAGCCTGATGAAGGAAGAGGCTTGGCTGATGGTGAAGCATTGGAAATTTCCATAAATGACTACCCATTGACAGATCCTGACACAAGCGGAAGGAAGTGA
- the LOC118040752 gene encoding WAT1-related protein At5g64700 isoform X2 has translation MACIMKLYKALKGAAISHQVLLAMTFIQFGFAGMTLISKAALNAGMNPLVFNAYRQMIATLVLALLVLLMERKKSGSLSFSLFCKIFVAALLGPTLSLDLYYVALHLTSATFAAAILNSIPVVTFFLAIIMGLEAVGWRSFYGGLKILGIVITVGGAMLLSFYRRPSTRHPNSPSPGSNDGTFFVNKLEGRTRLILGPVLMFLSAIAWSTWLVVQSKLLELYPARLHLSTLQCLIGSVQSTIIAAALERELNSWKIRWDIQLASLAYCGVFVTGAAYGLQIWCIEKKGPFYVSMFSPLALVLTAIFSAILWAERLNWQSILGGILIVGGLYGVLWGRSKAEKQEIHNGCQG, from the exons ATGGCCTGCATAATGAAGCTTTACAAAGCTTTGAAGGGTGCGGCAATTAGCCATCAAGTCCTGTTGGCAATGACTTTCATACAGTTTGGTTTTGCAGGGATGACCTTAATATCAAAGGCAGCGCTAAATGCTGGGATGAACCCTTTAGTGTTCAATGCCTATAGGCAAATGATTGCCACACTTGTGTTGGCACTCCTTGTTCTCTTGATGGAGAG GAAGAAGAGCGGATCGCTGTCATTCAGCCTCTTCTGCAAGATTTTTGTGGCTGCTCTATTAGG GCCAACATTGAGCTTGGATCTATACTACGTAGCGCTCCATTTAACCTCAGCAACATTTGCAGCTGCTATTCTCAATTCCATTCCAGTTGTCACATTTTTCTTAGCTATCATTATGGG GTTGGAGGCTGTAGGTTGGAGATCATTTTATGGTGGACTAAAGATCCTTGGAATAGTCATAACTGTTGGAGGAGCCATGCTGCTTAGCTTCTACCGAAGACCTTCGACAAGACATCCTAACTCGCCAAGTCCTGGCAGCAACGATGGAACATTCTTTGTTAATAAATTGGAGGGTAGAACGAGATTGATCTTAGGACCTGTTCTAATGTTCCTTTCTGCCATAGCTTGGTCAACGTGGCTTGTCGTTCAATCAAAATTGCTGGAGCTTTATCCAGCCAGGTTACACCTCTCCACTCTACAGTGTCTCATCGGTTCTGTGCAATCTACTATTATAGCTGCAGCCTTGGAGCGAGAACTTAACTCATGGAAGATAAGATGGGATATTCAACTTGCTTCCCTTGCGTATTGT GGTGTATTCGTAACTGGGGCTGCATATGGACTCCAAATTTGGTGTATAGAGAAGAAAGGGCCATTTTACGTTTCCATGTTTTCTCCACTTGCATTGGTTTTAACTGCCATCTTCTCAGCAATTTTATGGGCTGAACGATTGAACTGGCAAAG TATATTGGGAGGTATTCTGATTGTTGGAGGTCTTTATGGTGTCCTGTGGGGAAGAAGCAAGGCTGAGAAACAAGAAATACATAATG GTTGCCAAGGGTGA